The Phycodurus eques isolate BA_2022a chromosome 17, UOR_Pequ_1.1, whole genome shotgun sequence nucleotide sequence gaggaggaggatgaagaggacgaACTCCATCGGGTCTCTACGCCTGTACTCGTCATTTTCAGTTTCCGCCGTTTTGCAAGGGGGGCATTGTCGACGCTTTTTAGAAAGAAGCCCTCTCTCTTACCACGGTTGAAAGCCTAGCCACGggagaaaataacaaaaagtgtaATAACACTAACCTCACATTCAGACATTTGCTTAACCGCGCAGTTTGTTACCTTGTAAGTGGCGTTGACGAAGGTGCGCACAGTGGGCCCACTGGACTCAAGCACATCGGGAGTGCACAAAGGTGTAGTGGACATGGATGCTGCGCCCTGCAGCCAGCTGTTCTCTTTCAGATCGGAGAGCTTGAGTCGCCTCTCGGGATCCACCGTCAACAGTCCTTCAATCATAAGAGATTTGAAGGGTTGAGGTAATCACTAAGGACGGCCGCTCACATTGGTTTTTTCCCCGACTGCGACAGGAACTCTCGACTCTGAATTAACAGCACAGGTTTTCTGTCGTGGGGAAACTATAGAAGGCCCGTGTTGACATGAAAGGAAAATGGAAACTTCAAACACAAGGAATACAACTTCCTcgtgaaaaaaaacagaacgaGTAAATAGGAAGTGGGAAAAGAAAGGTTCCAATTGTGAGGCTCTGAACTAAACTCACTCACTCAATTTCACAACCGAacgaagaaaaacaacttgtggATTCTTGCTGAGAAATGAGCATGTCAACATTTGAAATCACCCTTGTGCCTCAGTGTTTCAAATAACTTTAGCTTTGGTTGTCACGTAATTGTTAGTAATAAAATGTGCCACAAAATGTGGAACAAaccccacctttttttttttttttttctaccgcCTCATTCCAATTATATTCAGATTCTGGGTTCCTATCTTTTCTTTTAGACCACATGTTCCAGCTGTTGTCAATTTTAGGTCAAAATACATGTTGATAAACTTGTCGAACTGGGTGGGTCCATTCTAGTTAAAAATGGTCCCGTACCAATCGGCCAATCTTCTTGTCAAAATCTTCTTTTGAGTTGTAGAAAAGCTCATTTAGCCAGTAACCTAAATGGGTTTAATTGTGAATTGATTTTGCATTAGTTGGTTCAAGACATATGACGACATAACCACGTGAATACAATTGttcatttgctcaaattacaaACGACTGAGAATGTTCTTAATTACAATTTCAGATCTACAACCATCAGCAGTAACACCACTTAAAAAACTGTGATGAAGGAAggaagagggggggggaaagcaaatCTAATGGCAAATTCAAATTTCACATTTCAGGCTCCTATAGGGAAGAGTGGCACAATTACCAGAATCTGATTTCATACCTTTAACAAGTTCTTTTGCGTCTTCTGACACACCCTTCCATGGCTCGCCATCCAAGGAGAAATCTCCTTCTTTAATCTTGTGCATGATATCGGCAGCATAAGACGACGTCATCCCCGCCTGCTCGCTCTGGAACGGCACCTGGCCTGACAGCATGGTGTACTGATAACACGCACACAGATGGAGATCAGGGCCTCGCCTCATCCAACAGGTGTCTTAGAATCAGCAAGTTTGAGGTTATACTACCAGGATGACCCCGAGACTCCAGAGGTCACAGGCTTTGTCATATCCTGCACTCTCAAAAAGTTCGGGTGCAGCGTACTGCAGAGTGAAGCACGGCGTTTGCAGCGGGGCGCTGCCTGCGGGACACAAACGGGCGAATCCAAAATCGATGACTTTGAGAACAGAGTCCTCGCTCTCATCTGTAAACAGCACATTCTGAAAGGGAAACACATAAGCATTGTTTTGAAAATCCTTTGCGGTCCATTTCATCAAAACGTTGACTTTCATTTGCGGAAATACCCTGCATTGTATCTTAATTTGATGCGATGAAAGAATTGTCGTTGTAATGGTTTTGCAGATACTGCAAGAAATCCATTAGGTACAAATCGTTTGGTTTCCAATGGCCCACCTCTGGTTTCAGGTCTCTGTGCACAACACCGGCCTCGTGCATGAAACTGACAGCCGAGACCAGGCTCTGCAGCAGCTGGCTGGCTTCCGCTTCGCCAAATAGTTTCTTCTTCGTGATCCTTTCAAGCAGCTCGCCACCACGCAGAAGCTCCATAACTAAGTAGGTGTGATACTGACAGAAGAGATGTGCagttttgatatacagtactgcaACAATTCTCTTCATTATAGCGTAAAATTACGACCCTAATAAGCCGAACGGTTCAGTTCAGCTGCAAGAACAATTGCACATTGTACAATACTGAACTGAACGGTTCAGCTtagtgcaaatggggcagacaAATATTGGTCATTGCAGATTTGCTTTGCCCTTTTACCTGATCAGTATAGACATCATGCAGTTTAACAATGTTTGGGTGAGCCTCACATTGCCTCAAAGCAGCAATCTCCCTCTGGGTGTTGACCTCCATTCTAAGAAAGACACAACATTTGCATCATTTACTAAAACTCATTTATGAAACGCAACAAACTCTCATAGAAATACGCATATTGGAGTTCTTGTAGAATCAATCATACCATCACACAGGATCaataccaaaacaaaaataccgTATTGCAATAAAAGTTGTTGGCGGGCTCGAGCTCACCTGCGGCTGACGATCTTGACTGCGTACTCGAGGCCGCTTTGCTTGTGTGTGCATTGCCTGCACACAGAAAAACTGCCCTCACCTAAGGGTGGCCCCTGGAGACACAGCTCATAGTTCAGGAAAAACTGTGAttcctacaacaacaacaaaaagaaagaaataatagTGTCACATATATGATACAGTAAGTATACAATATTATACATGACTTTGATACAGACGACTcctcaaatgtttttaagttcCATACCGCTAGCATTGCACTGCGTTGAACAGAGGCCGAACCGGGTCGGTCGGCAGGAACCTGGGATGCCAAAAAGTCTCCCATGACAGCATTTTTATTGAAGAGGATTGAAGGCGCAATGAAGGAGTAGCCCTGGGATGATACGAGAGATATTGGGTAACACGACATGTTAGCCAACTTTAAACAGCATGACGTGGtacagaaaaaaagcattaagcATTAGTGTTCATCTGATAAGACACTACACCACGCACAAAAAGTAGTTTGGCTCCTTGTTCGAGAACAGCATGTTGCGCAAAAAGCACTGAAACACTTGGACATGTGCATGCAAAATTTACACAAgctaagttcacctgtaaaggttatattgcattttaggttcatccggAAATTTCACACAAAAGCCGAATCTCCCTAACCTTTCGTGAGGAAGTGTATATTGTCCAATACAGTTATTTTACAAGGCCGTCTATTTAATAACGGACAGCTCAAACAAGGCCTGACCTGGAAGAGGCGGTCGGTGCTTGGGGGTGTGCTCGCTGGAGAGTAGACTGGATCCATCCCAGTGAACTCCTCCGCAAAGTTCCCCACATCCAGTTCACTCTTCAGCTCAGGCTTGAACGGGCTTGCAATCTTTTTCTGGGCAAGATCGTCCCAGTTCAGTCCCTATGAGGAAAACCATATTCCAGGAGTTAggcacaaaagaaaagaaagggcGTCATCTGAGGAAACGGAGCTCAATTAAGAGGTAGGACCTTGAAGAAAGCATGGTTCTTGATGTCCGCAGCACCCCGTGGTCCAGAACCGAGCCTCTTGTGAGGATCCTTTACCAACAGCTTCCGGAGCAGGTCCTGAGCAGTGGATCCAATCATAGAGGGGAATGGCGGATCACAGCGGAGAATACGTCTAAGAAAATTGTGACGGAACATATTACAAGTTAAGTAATGTTACATATTAAGTGCATATTACAAGTTCAGTCAAATATGCCGGCAAAGCACTACGTTTGTGgaaaccagtgtttcccaacctttattgagctaagGCATCCGTTTTACGTAAGAAAAATCTCCCGGcttaccataaaaaaaaaaatagttacaaaaagtataaatactcaAATAACTATGATCTTGTTTCAATTCACTAACAAATGTAGTTCCTCGgtgtgaaatgtgggcctgtttaatttAACACAAAGCTAATACTCGCAAggagccatgacttattctgttgtatgaatggtaacatgtggatacacaggtttattgtaccttgtgcaatctaatagaagagcatttcattgttctgcttgtcactatacgtcacggGCATTGATAGGTAAACAAAGATAGACCTGTAATTAGTAAATGACTTTATAGTCCACAGTGACTATTCAGTTTTAAAGCTGAGCCTTTACATTGTGTAAGGTACTGTTGTTTTGTATATATTGCTATCCACAGtcgtggtatttgattgacagttaacagttgagcagtgcctggtttcaGCGCACATGCCCGCAACATTTGATAGCAGGGACAATAGCTTGATTTTTCAccaagcctcattttatatacttggtgatgtttttttttaatccttcaaATTTTGCAGGGTTGTTTACAATATTCTTCTTTCGCTGCGGTGTGTCAAGTTTACGAGACACGTTTGGTTTTTGCTATATATGGCCTTTAAAAGTGGCTCGGTTTATGGAGAACTCACTTCGACACCTCACTCTGGGAGTTCCTCTCTCCCTCCAAAGTGAATGGAGATGCTCCTGTCAGCAGCTCGAACATCAGGATTCCAAGGCTCCACCAATCTACTGACTGCCAACATCGCAtaaaaggtcaaaacaacaaTTTATACAGATGTCAACgtctattgaaaaaaataattttacatatgAACTTCAGAGTCTGAAACCTATGACAGATGTATGAATTTATAATGCGCAATATATTTAAGATGATACAGAAAAATCCAACCATCCGTTTTTTTCTCAGGTTTGTCCTCATCAGGCTCAcgactggccgccagccaatcgcgggcaCATACACCGGTACATCTCAATGAATTGGAATAGTgccaaaagcttaatttagttagggAAAATCCATAGGAAAGCGATGCAcgacacacactcagagtgaaatatttcataattttcattttaatatgtaTGACTTTGATGATGATAgcttacagcaaatgaaaaccccaaattcattATCTCTAGAAGCTACAATATTACATAACaatcaatcaagaaacaatgaaaaggaTTTTTAATATACAAAACTAGGCAGGAATCTTccatctgaaaagtattttccccaagtgtttaatgaatctatagaACTTATAAATACTGAAATTCATGGATTTTTCTACCgtattcaaatttttggagAGGTACCTGTCAACAAACAGTCATTccctcacatttacacctgtgGACAAGTTAGAGTCTCCCATGAatttaacgtgcatgtttttgggttgtaggaggaagccagagtacctggagaaaaaacaagtcaacaccgggagaacatgcaaactccacaccggaagGCCGAGCTGATAAATACTGACGCTGAAACAGCTAAAGGTCAAATTTGGGTAGAATTGCAATGTGTACAACAAACTACTACTGTTTGATGGTTTGATTTACTCGTGTAAATCTACCTTGCCGTGGCCTGTTTTCCCCCGGATGATTTCAGGCGCCATGTACTCAATGGTACCACAGAAAGAGTAGGTTCTTTCCTTCTGTAAGAGAAGGGAATGAAACAAGAAActgtttaaacacatttatggaAGACAAATATGACGGCAATCAATGGCAATTTGCAACACCAACGCCCATGTCATCCACATTGTGTTACTGTACAATACCTCTTCTTGTACAAATTCTTTGCTGAGTCCGAAATCTGTCAATACCACATGACCTTCGCTGTCCAGAAGAATATTTTCCAATTTAATGTCACGGTACACAATTCCAAGCTGGACAAATAGAACATGTCAAATCCATCGATGGTTATAACAGTAAGTGAGCAAaacatattgtatttattaaattaccaatagaaaatacaaatgattccaaaaaaaaagaaactacttTCATTGAGCTTAATATGGTTACGGCAGAAAAAGTGCGCAGCTCCAGGCAAATCTAGTACCTGAAAGTGTAAGGAAAAAAGTAACACAAACCTTGTGCAGATGCTCCAAAGCAAGAATTATTTCACCAATATAAATGCGCACCGCCCCTTCAGAAAAGTGATCTTGTTGATACAAATGAGTGAACATCTCCCCTCCGCTCACATagtctaaacacacacacacacacacactgatcaaAATGATGTCAAGATAATCAAACAAGTTCAAAGGAGGACcataaagagggaaaaaaacacaaaaaacaatcagCAACTACTGAAAAGACATCATATTTGGTTGAGTGACCCCCACTGACCCAAGATGAGGTGCAACTTGCTCTGAGTCTGAAAGGCATAATGAAGTGTGACCAAGAAGGGCGACTGGCGGATGTGCTCCAGCACCTGCCTCTCAGTGCGAGTATGCTCCGTGGTCTTAGCCTTTTGAACGATAGCCGCTTTCTTTAGCACCTGTGGGGTTGTCGTCATACAATGATACACAATTACAATTTGTGTATAAGTCCTGACAtctttttatacccactgcATTTTCTCTTTCAAGTCACAGCGAGTGGGAGGCCAAACACCAGGACTTTGAGGCTTACCTTCATTGCATAGAGTTGGCCTGCATCGTGGTCGCTGTTCTTCCTCActaaaaacacttttccatatgctagaaataaacacaaatttcaaaacaatctGTTACTTCAAATACGATCGATCCAACAATCGAACACCAGAAGATTGTACTTAATTGGGTGAGGggtcatgatttaaaaaaaaaaaaaaaaaaaaaaaaagagttcttACACATTATTGTTGTCCTCGATTACGTGGTTTCTTTGCAAGTCACatcattttcataattttatgtTCACGTTCCATATCCAAATAGGTTTGAACACAGGCAAAGCTCAATGCAAACAGAATTCAATTTTGCGATTTTCAGGGACATGTTAATACAGTGTGGTCTCAACTTGTTTTTGTCTATGACTGAAAATGGGCCACATAACATGGAGcccaaaatattgtacaaaaatataaacccaACAACCTCCCattttttcatgagctgaattTAAAGCTCTAagactttttcttcatccacaAAAAGTCTATTTCTCTccaatattgtaaaaaaaataaaaataacaatcttTCGATCTGTGGTGTTCGTGAGCACTTCTTTGCtgagcaaaaacaagtgttgaGTATATATTTTGTGTACTATCTGTATTTATTTCAGACTGTTGACATGTATGCCATGCATCAAAAAAGAACAGAGGGAATAAAATGGGAAAGAGTTTCATTTGTAGCAAACTAAAATGACTAAATTACTATTACTAAATGTGCAGAGACAGCAATAATCTTAACAAcgttaacaacaaaaacatgttagctTTAATATGGACTATATTTTCATCATATTGCATTTAATTCAATAAGGGAAATTCAGATTTGTAATTCCCCCTTCCCCCATTTCTTTCATTTATGGTTTTAAAGACCAAAACATCCCAGGTTATTGAAAATGAAGGATGTATTTGCTGCTCGTGCTATCAATTCAAGTTCTTGACCAGGTTGGCTTTTACCTCCAGTGCCCAGCACTTTGAGGAGCTCAAAGTTTTCCATGCCGACCTTCTCGGTGTGTCCTGTGAGGTTAgctggtggggggaaaaaaggggagAAAATATAGTCAGCATTTCCAGTCTATACACCTGATTTTGCAAATGTGCAGGCATGTGTATCGATGCAATCGCAAGTTGTGACAAGAATTTACCGTGTGACTATTGGCAAGTGACATAGAAAACACAAAACTGGTCAAAATAGGAAGAGAATACAAACTAGAAATGCATTGTGGTTTACGATGCTGTTTACGTACAACAAACGTTCTTGTGCGTTCACAAGAGGGTCAGGTTCCAATTCGAAGGTCAGGTCAAATGAAACAAAGAACTGCCTTTTGATTTCAGGTGACTGCACGTAGATGACAAGATGTCACAACAATCTTGCTTTCCGCTATGCTGCCCTTACAACGCAGTGATGGATAAGCTCCAGGCACGATCCAAATATTGACTTACCATTGGTGATCTGATGCTTGACGGTGCAGGCGCGTTCATTTGTTTGTGCATCGGAGTCATCGCTGCTATCAGACGTGTCCCCCGACATAACGCCAACAAGAGGAGTTCCCTATGCGAGCCGTCTGAGATGAAGTGCAAGACGCTTGTTTGAGATTTGCGATATTCCACTCCGCGGAATGATTTATTGTAGCTGCATTGTGGCGAGTGGAAGGATTAGGGAAATGGACGGACAGATGTGCGCAAACGCGTCGCTCTTGTGTTAATCCTAGTGTTTGGCATCCTGATGTTTTTATCGCCAAGAACAAAGCAGCCGTCAAACCGCTCCCATTCGGATGATTGAACTGCGTCGGCCGATAACTTTCTCCGAGAACGACGTGACTGTTTACATCGCTAATAACCTATGTTGTTACACTGAAGTTAGCATTAGTTGCTAAAGAGTTGTCAACGTCTCTTCAATCGCAATCGCTTGAGATTAACCGAATCGTGTCAATACGAGTCCGCAGACATGTTCGGCCGGCTCGCGGTCTTTATCGCGAAGGTGTGACAACTCGCTCCCAGGCGATCAATTGCGGTCATAAGTAATACATTGACAAGCCGAAATCGAGCTAGCAAATGTCTCTTGTTGTCCGTCAAACTTTGTAGCGTTAGCCGAGGCTAGTGTCTTGTTGATAAATAACCTCCTAGAGTCTCAACGAAAAAGGCAAGGCTGGAGGGGGAGTGCCTTTTCTTCTCTGCCTCCGCTACAGCCGCCTTCATGTTTCCTCCATTTGTTGGAAAAATATTATCAACACATCACTTGGATGTTTGGTCAGCTGCTAGCTAAGTGCTACTAGCAGGATGCAGATTTCCACACAACCTGGGCGACGCTCGTCACGTGACTGCTCGAAAAAATATGGGCGGGGCCACGCTGGAAGTGTCAGATCTGTCAGAAATGGGGGGGGATTGCAAAAATCCCCCAAATTTTGAATGTCATGAAAATCATTTTTGGTCACTCAATTCAGAAAGTGAAGCCCATATACTATATAGCTTaatcacacacactgaaatatttcaagccagGGGCGAGGATCAGAGGTTAAGGGTGCCAAGCTCCGGGCCAGGCAAGTTCAATTTCAGTTTTGTACATTTAACACACTTTCATCCTCACATTTATGAAAGAGAAGCATTACACCTTTGGGGAACGTAGCTGTGACTAAACCATCAAATTTAACAAAAGGTTATCGACGTAAACGTTGACccccagcaaaaaaataaactgtcatTAAATCTATCATCATTTACGCGATaagcagtttgttttgcattttgttccatt carries:
- the rps6ka4 gene encoding ribosomal protein S6 kinase alpha-4; its protein translation is MSGDTSDSSDDSDAQTNERACTVKHQITNANLTGHTEKVGMENFELLKVLGTGAYGKVFLVRKNSDHDAGQLYAMKVLKKAAIVQKAKTTEHTRTERQVLEHIRQSPFLVTLHYAFQTQSKLHLILDYVSGGEMFTHLYQQDHFSEGAVRIYIGEIILALEHLHKLGIVYRDIKLENILLDSEGHVVLTDFGLSKEFVQEEKERTYSFCGTIEYMAPEIIRGKTGHGKSVDWWSLGILMFELLTGASPFTLEGERNSQSEVSKRILRCDPPFPSMIGSTAQDLLRKLLVKDPHKRLGSGPRGAADIKNHAFFKGLNWDDLAQKKIASPFKPELKSELDVGNFAEEFTGMDPVYSPASTPPSTDRLFQGYSFIAPSILFNKNAVMGDFLASQVPADRPGSASVQRSAMLAESQFFLNYELCLQGPPLGEGSFSVCRQCTHKQSGLEYAVKIVSRRMEVNTQREIAALRQCEAHPNIVKLHDVYTDQYHTYLVMELLRGGELLERITKKKLFGEAEASQLLQSLVSAVSFMHEAGVVHRDLKPENVLFTDESEDSVLKVIDFGFARLCPAGSAPLQTPCFTLQYAAPELFESAGYDKACDLWSLGVILYTMLSGQVPFQSEQAGMTSSYAADIMHKIKEGDFSLDGEPWKGVSEDAKELVKGLLTVDPERRLKLSDLKENSWLQGAASMSTTPLCTPDVLESSGPTVRTFVNATYKAFNRGKREGFFLKSVDNAPLAKRRKLKMTSTGVETRWSSSSSSSSSSTSSSASAKASKAQPKQSVSPKQS